GGTGCTGGAGCACCTGGTGGCGACCGGCTTCCCCGGCGTCGTGAGCCTGGAGGTGGGCACGCGCACGATGAAGACGGCCGAGCGGGAGGCGGCCCTGGCGGAGTCGCTGGCGTTCGCCCGCGAGCACCTCGGGCAGCACGACCTCCCGGGCGCCCGGGGGTCCTGAGCGGTCGCGGACGCGTCGTCCCGGCCGGTGACGTGGGGGCCGACCTCGCGGTGCTCGCCGCGTTCTTCGCGGGCTCGATCGCGCTCGCCTCGCTCACCCTGCGACGACGCACGCCGTGAGGCGTAGCCTGGGGCCCATGGAGCTCGCCGACCTCAACCCCTCCGCCCTGATGCGCCAGACGCTGCTCGGCGTGAGTCGCAACACCACCCTGCGCCAGGTGATCGAGCAGGCCCCGGTGAGCCGGGACGTCGTCAGGCGTTTCGTCGCCGGCGACAGCACCCCGGACGCCGTGCGCGTGGCGGGCGAGCTCGTGGACACGCACCGGCAGGTGACCATCGACTACCTCGGCGAGGACACGACCGACCCGGCGCAGGCCGAGGCCACCCGGGACGCCTACCTCGGGCTGATCGCGGCCCTGTCCGAGGCCGGTCTGACCCAGGGCGGCGCGGCCGAGGTGAGCCTCAAGCTCTCGGCCCTCGGCCAGTTCCTGGGGCGTGACGGCCACGCCATCGCGCTGGACAACGCCCGGGCCATCTGCCAGGCGGCGGCCAACGCCGGCACCACGGTCACCCTCGACATGGAGGACCACACCACCACCGACCCGACGCTGTCCGCGCTCGCCGAGCTGCGCCAGGACTGGCCGTGGGTGGGCGTGGCGCTGCAGGCATACCTGCACCGCACCGAGCAGGACTGCCGCGACCTCGCCCACGAGGGGTCGCGCATCCGGCTGTGCAAGGGCGCCTACAAGCAGCCGGAGTCGGTCGCCTTCCAGGACAAGGACGACGTCGACAAGGCCTACGTCCGCTGCCTCAAGATCCTCGTCGAGGGTGACGGCTACCCCATGATCGCCACCCACGACCCGCGCCTGGTCGAGATCGCCTCGGTGCTCGCCGCGAAGGCCCAGCGCGACGCCGACAGCTACGAGTTCCAGATGCTGCTGGGGATCCGTCCGGACGAGCAGCTGCGGCTGGCCGGCGCCGGGTCGCGGATGCGGGTCTACCTGCCCTACGGCGAGGACTGGTACGGCTACCTCGTGCGGCGGATGGCCGAGCGCCCGGCCAACCTGACCTTCTTCCTGCGCGGCCTGGCGACCAAGGGCTGACCACGGTGCCGATCGCTCTCCTCGGGGCCGGCGTCATGGGCAGCACGCTCGCGGCGGCGCTCATCCGCTCCGGCCACGACCCCGACGACCTCGTCCTCAGCGACCGCGTCACCGCCCGCGCCGAGCAGGTGGCGACCCAGCACGGCACCCGGCACGACGCGCCCGCGGCCGCGGCGGCCGCCGCCGACGTCGTGGTGCTGGCCGTCAAGCCGCAGGACATGGCCGCCCTGGTCGCCGAGATCCGCGACCACGTGCGACCGGACGCCCTCGTGGTCTCCATCGCGGCGGGCATCACCACCGAGTTCCTCGAGCGCCGCCTGCCGGAGGGCACCTCGGTGGTCCGGGTCATGCCCAACACGCCGGCGCTGGTGGACCAGGGCATGTCGGCCATGAGCCCGGGCCGGCACTGCACCGAGGAGCAGGTCGAACGGGCGCGCACCCTCATGGGGCACGTCGGACGGGTCGTCGTGCTCGACGAGGGGCACCAGGACGCGGTGACCGCGATCAGCGGCAGCGGCCCGTCCTACATCTTCTACGTGGTGGAGGCGATGATCGAGGCGGGGGTGCTGCTGGGCCTCCCGCGGGACACGTCCACCGAGCTCGTCGTCCAGACGTTGTATGGTGCGGCCACGATGATCCGGGAGACCGGGACCCACCCGACCGTGCTCAGGGAACAGGTCTCCAGCCCGGGAGGCACCAGTGTCGCCGCTCTGCGGGCGCTGGAGGATCACAAGGTCAGGGCCGCTTTCCTGACCGCCATGGAGGCGGCCGCGAGGAGGTCGCACGAGCTGTCGCCGCGCGAGGAGTGAGGCTCGGTGCCGTGTCACCGAGTGTTCACCCGTGACGGCGGGGCCCGGGCGACGCGTGTGAAAGAGTAGGCAGCTATGAGCGAGATCCACGTACGCGTGCTGGGGCCCGACGACTGGTCCTCCTACAAGGACGTCAGGCTGCGTGCCCTGCGTGAGTCTCCGGAGGCCTTCGTCGCCTCGGCCGAGGAGGAGGAGGCCTTCCCCGACGACCGGTGGCAGGAGCGGATGGAGCGCTCGCGCCGGGTCCTCGCCTACGACGGCGACGAGGTCGTCGGGGTGGTCAGCGTCGGCACCGGGCACCGCACCAACATCCCCGGCGCCGGTGAGCTCTTCGGCCTGTGGGTGGCCCCGGCCCGTCGGGGCACCGGCGTGGCCCGACGCCTCCTCGAGAAGGCCGCCAAGGTGGGCCGCGAGATCGGTCTGCGCCAGCTCGTCTACTGGGTGGGGACCGACAACGGGCGCGCCGTCGCCTTCGCCTCGAGCTTCGGCTTCCGGCCGACGGACGATCGGCGCCCCATGCGCATCCGCGGGGTGGACGAGGAGGACGCCGAGTCCGAGGAGATGATGATGGTCTACCCGCTCGGTGACGCCGCCGGGGTGCCCACCTCGCTCTGAGCCGCGGTCCGCGTGGTCTAGCGTGAGCCCATGACGTCGTCGTGGGTGATGTGGGACGAGCGCTACGCGGCCTACGACTTCGGCGTGGGGCACCCCATGCACCCCAGTCGCCTCCTCCTCACCCACCGCCTGGCCCAGGACCTCGGGCTGCTGGACCACGAGGACGTGCGGCTGCTGCCCGCCCGGCACGCCACCGACGACGAGCTGCTGACCGTGCACACCCGCGACCTCGTCGAGGTGGTGCGCGAGGCCTCCGCGGACCCGTCCGCCGCGCGGGGCCGGCAGGGGGTCGGCACCGAGGACACCCCCGCCTTCGCCGGGATGCACGACGCCTCCACGCTGGCCGTGGGCGCCACGCTGGAGGCCTGCCGGGCGGTGTGGTCGGGCGAGGCGGTGCGCGCCTGCAACATCGCGGGAGGGCTGCACCACGCCATGCCCCAGGCGGCGTCCGGGTTCTGCGTCTACAACGACATCGCGGTCGGGATCCAGCACCTGCTGGACTCCGGCGCCGAGCGCGTCCTCTACCTCGATCTCGACGTCCATCACGGTGACGGGGTCGAGCGCTGCTTCTGGAACGACCCGAGGGTCATGACGGTGTCGATCCACGAGACGGGCCGGGCGCTGTTCCCCGGCACCGGCTTCCCGGGGGACACCGGCGGACCCCGGGCCCCCGACACGGCGGTCAACATCGCCCTGCCCCCGGGCACCGGGGACGAGGGGTGGCTGAGGGCCTACGAGGCCGTCGTCCCCACCCTCGCCCGGGCCTTCGACCCGCAGATCGTCGTGAGCCAGCACGGGTGCGACTGCCACTACGCCGACCCGCTGGCCCACCTCGCCGTGTCGATGGAGGCCCTGGCGGTCGCCTACGGCCGGGTCCGGGACCTGGCCGACGACCTGACGGACGGCCGCTGGGTGGCCCTCGGCGGCGGGGGGTACGAGCTGGTCGAGGTGGTCCCGCGCGCCTGGGCCCACCTCATCGGGGTGGTGACGGGCCGCCCGGTCGACCCCACCACCCCCGTCCCGGAGACCTGGCGCCGCCACGTGGAGGAGGTCTACGGCCAGGACGCCCCGCGCACCATGGGGGACCGGGGCGGCCGGGAGATCCGGGCCCGGCGGTGGGAGGACGGCCACGACCTCGACGACCCGGTCGACCTGGCCGTC
This genomic window from Serinicoccus chungangensis contains:
- a CDS encoding proline dehydrogenase family protein translates to MELADLNPSALMRQTLLGVSRNTTLRQVIEQAPVSRDVVRRFVAGDSTPDAVRVAGELVDTHRQVTIDYLGEDTTDPAQAEATRDAYLGLIAALSEAGLTQGGAAEVSLKLSALGQFLGRDGHAIALDNARAICQAAANAGTTVTLDMEDHTTTDPTLSALAELRQDWPWVGVALQAYLHRTEQDCRDLAHEGSRIRLCKGAYKQPESVAFQDKDDVDKAYVRCLKILVEGDGYPMIATHDPRLVEIASVLAAKAQRDADSYEFQMLLGIRPDEQLRLAGAGSRMRVYLPYGEDWYGYLVRRMAERPANLTFFLRGLATKG
- the proC gene encoding pyrroline-5-carboxylate reductase gives rise to the protein MGSTLAAALIRSGHDPDDLVLSDRVTARAEQVATQHGTRHDAPAAAAAAADVVVLAVKPQDMAALVAEIRDHVRPDALVVSIAAGITTEFLERRLPEGTSVVRVMPNTPALVDQGMSAMSPGRHCTEEQVERARTLMGHVGRVVVLDEGHQDAVTAISGSGPSYIFYVVEAMIEAGVLLGLPRDTSTELVVQTLYGAATMIRETGTHPTVLREQVSSPGGTSVAALRALEDHKVRAAFLTAMEAAARRSHELSPREE
- a CDS encoding GNAT family N-acetyltransferase gives rise to the protein MSEIHVRVLGPDDWSSYKDVRLRALRESPEAFVASAEEEEAFPDDRWQERMERSRRVLAYDGDEVVGVVSVGTGHRTNIPGAGELFGLWVAPARRGTGVARRLLEKAAKVGREIGLRQLVYWVGTDNGRAVAFASSFGFRPTDDRRPMRIRGVDEEDAESEEMMMVYPLGDAAGVPTSL
- a CDS encoding acetoin utilization protein AcuC — protein: MTSSWVMWDERYAAYDFGVGHPMHPSRLLLTHRLAQDLGLLDHEDVRLLPARHATDDELLTVHTRDLVEVVREASADPSAARGRQGVGTEDTPAFAGMHDASTLAVGATLEACRAVWSGEAVRACNIAGGLHHAMPQAASGFCVYNDIAVGIQHLLDSGAERVLYLDLDVHHGDGVERCFWNDPRVMTVSIHETGRALFPGTGFPGDTGGPRAPDTAVNIALPPGTGDEGWLRAYEAVVPTLARAFDPQIVVSQHGCDCHYADPLAHLAVSMEALAVAYGRVRDLADDLTDGRWVALGGGGYELVEVVPRAWAHLIGVVTGRPVDPTTPVPETWRRHVEEVYGQDAPRTMGDRGGREIRARRWEDGHDLDDPVDLAVMATRRACFPGWGLDPYLD